In Ctenopharyngodon idella isolate HZGC_01 chromosome 20, HZGC01, whole genome shotgun sequence, the following proteins share a genomic window:
- the cgrrf1 gene encoding cell growth regulator with RING finger domain protein 1 isoform X2, which yields MAAEFLVMLYEYSPLFYITVISVCFIITVAAVLGCSDETESLIPVPERKMVQVTNPFALEMDSTAGTVIEGVSLRPYCLEDCVLSCFWGCGVQALQVAFQSHQRELRLSTPELFQEALQLSYLHHQSFNVQKEEKEEYFTQMPPDLGVTDFGLLPRDRYPLVAVLTLANPETRDNYNIVASVTVLHVPDDKYRLSARILFQYLLTAHGNFYDLKPLFMSADNSSLSGSTEPSTSTQGVEPYPEMPGEKGEESDSEGEWPDTQGKDCVVCQNAPTNRVLLPCRHACVCDGCVCRFQHCPICRAFVLESFALSNRPTRDIEEEDLSED from the exons ATGGCCGCGGAGTTTTTAGTGATGTTGTATGAGTATTCTCCTCTCTTTTATATTACTGTCATATCAGTATGTTTCATCATCACTGTGGCTGCTGTGTTGGGCTG TTCAGATGAGACTGAATCTTTAATTCCCGTGCCTGAGAGGAAGATGGTGCAGGTGACCAATCCCTTCGCTTTGGAGATGGACTCTACTGCTGGTACAGTAATTG AGGGTGTGAGCTTGCGGCCGTATTGCCTTGAAGACTGTGTCCTCAGCTGTTTCTGGGGCTGTGGGGTCCAGGCTCTCCAGGTGGCCTTTCAGAGTCACCAGCGTGAGCTCCGGCTCAGCACACCAGAGCTGTTTCAAGAGGCTCTGCAATTAAGCTACCTTCACCACCAAAGCTTCAA TGtacagaaagaagaaaaagaagaatacTTCACCCAGATGCCACCAGATCTTGGAGTAACTGATTTTGGGTTGCTCCCCCGGGATAGATACCCCTTGGTAGCTGTGCTGACACTGGCCAATCCAGAAACCAGAGACAACTACAATATT GTGGCTAGTGTGACAGTCCTCCATGTTCCTGATGACAAATACAGACTCTCTGCCAGAATCTTGTTCCAGTATCTTCTCACGGCACATGGGAACTTTTACGATCTGAAG CCTCTCTTCATGTCAGCAGACAACAGCAGCTTGTCTGGATCCACAGAGCCTTCGACTAGCACTCAAGGGGTAGAGCCATACCCTGAAATGCCAGGTGAAAAGGGGGAGGAGTCTGACTCAGAGGGGGAGTGGCCTGATACTCAAGGCAAGGACTGTGTGGTGTGTCAAAACGCACCGACAAACAGAGTGCTGTTGCCATGCCGACATGCATGTGTATGCGATGGCTGCGTGTGCCGCTTCCAGCACTGTCCGATCTGCCGTGCTTTTGTCCTTGAATCTTTTGCTCTGTCTAACCGACCAACTCGTGATATAGAAGAGGAGGACTTATCAGAAGACTAA
- the cgrrf1 gene encoding cell growth regulator with RING finger domain protein 1 isoform X1 → MAAEFLVMLYEYSPLFYITVISVCFIITVAAVLGWFGFDVPVILRSSDETESLIPVPERKMVQVTNPFALEMDSTAGTVIEGVSLRPYCLEDCVLSCFWGCGVQALQVAFQSHQRELRLSTPELFQEALQLSYLHHQSFNVQKEEKEEYFTQMPPDLGVTDFGLLPRDRYPLVAVLTLANPETRDNYNIVASVTVLHVPDDKYRLSARILFQYLLTAHGNFYDLKPLFMSADNSSLSGSTEPSTSTQGVEPYPEMPGEKGEESDSEGEWPDTQGKDCVVCQNAPTNRVLLPCRHACVCDGCVCRFQHCPICRAFVLESFALSNRPTRDIEEEDLSED, encoded by the exons ATGGCCGCGGAGTTTTTAGTGATGTTGTATGAGTATTCTCCTCTCTTTTATATTACTGTCATATCAGTATGTTTCATCATCACTGTGGCTGCTGTGTTGGGCTG GTTTGGATTTgatgttcccgtcattttacgcaGTTCAGATGAGACTGAATCTTTAATTCCCGTGCCTGAGAGGAAGATGGTGCAGGTGACCAATCCCTTCGCTTTGGAGATGGACTCTACTGCTGGTACAGTAATTG AGGGTGTGAGCTTGCGGCCGTATTGCCTTGAAGACTGTGTCCTCAGCTGTTTCTGGGGCTGTGGGGTCCAGGCTCTCCAGGTGGCCTTTCAGAGTCACCAGCGTGAGCTCCGGCTCAGCACACCAGAGCTGTTTCAAGAGGCTCTGCAATTAAGCTACCTTCACCACCAAAGCTTCAA TGtacagaaagaagaaaaagaagaatacTTCACCCAGATGCCACCAGATCTTGGAGTAACTGATTTTGGGTTGCTCCCCCGGGATAGATACCCCTTGGTAGCTGTGCTGACACTGGCCAATCCAGAAACCAGAGACAACTACAATATT GTGGCTAGTGTGACAGTCCTCCATGTTCCTGATGACAAATACAGACTCTCTGCCAGAATCTTGTTCCAGTATCTTCTCACGGCACATGGGAACTTTTACGATCTGAAG CCTCTCTTCATGTCAGCAGACAACAGCAGCTTGTCTGGATCCACAGAGCCTTCGACTAGCACTCAAGGGGTAGAGCCATACCCTGAAATGCCAGGTGAAAAGGGGGAGGAGTCTGACTCAGAGGGGGAGTGGCCTGATACTCAAGGCAAGGACTGTGTGGTGTGTCAAAACGCACCGACAAACAGAGTGCTGTTGCCATGCCGACATGCATGTGTATGCGATGGCTGCGTGTGCCGCTTCCAGCACTGTCCGATCTGCCGTGCTTTTGTCCTTGAATCTTTTGCTCTGTCTAACCGACCAACTCGTGATATAGAAGAGGAGGACTTATCAGAAGACTAA
- the psmc6 gene encoding 26S proteasome regulatory subunit 10B, producing MADNREKGLQDYRKKLLEHKEIDGRLKELREQLRELTKQYEKSENDLKALQSVGQIVGEVLKQLTEEKFIVKATNGPRYVVGCRRQLDKTKLKPGTRVALDMTTLTIMRYLPREVDPLVYNMSHEDPGSVSYSEIGGLSEQIRELREVIELPLTNPELFQRVGIIPPKGCLLYGPPGTGKTLLARAVASQLDCNFLKVVSSSIVDKYIGESARLIREMFNYARDHQPCIIFMDEIDAIGGRRFSEGTSADREIQRTLMELLNQMDGFDTLHRVKMIMATNRPDTLDPALLRPGRLDRKIHIELPNEQARLDIMKIHSGPITKHGDIDYEAIVKLSDGFNGADLRNVCTEAGMFAIRADRDYVTQEDFMKAVRKVADSKKLESKLDYKPV from the exons ATGGCGGATAACAGGGAGAAAGGTTTACAAGACTACAGAAAGAAATTATTGGAGCATAAAGAGATTGACGGACGCCTCAAAGAGT TGAGAGAGCAGCTGAGGGAGCTCACTAAACAGTATGAGAAGTCTGAGAATGATCTGAAAGCTTTACAGAGTGTGGGACAG ATTGTTGGTGAGGTGCTGAAACAACTGACCGAAGAGAAAT TTATTGTAAAAGCAACCAATGGCCCACGCTATGTTGTTGGATGTCGCAGACAG CTGGATAAAACCAAGCTTAAACCAGGCACTAGAGTGGCTCTGGACATGACGACTCTCACTATCATGAG gtATTTGCCTCGGGAGGTTGATCCTCTAGTGTACAACATGTCCCACGAAGATCCTGGCAGCGTTTCTTACTCGGAGATCGGTGGATTGTCGGAGCAGATCCGTGAGCTGAGAGAG GTAATTGAGCTTCCTCTGACCAATCCTGAGCTGTTTCAGAGGGTGGGCATCATCCCTCCCAAGGGCTGCCTCCTGTATGGCCCTCCAG gcactGGAAAGACCCTTCTTGCCAGAGCTGTGGCCAGTCAGCTGGACTGCAACTTCCTGAAG GTTGTGTCCAGCTCCATTGTTGACAAGTACATTGGTGAGAGTGCCAGACTCATCAGAGAGATGTTCAACTATGCCAGAGACCATCAGCCATGCATTATCTTCATGGATGAGATCGATGCTATTG gtgGACGTCGGTTTTCTGAAGGAACCTCTGCAGATCGAGAGATCCAAAGGACACTTATGGAG CTGTTGAATCAGATGGATGGATTTGATACTCTGCATAGAGTCAAGATGATCATGGCCACCAACCGGCCGGACACTTTAGACCCTGCCCTACTGCGTCCTGGCCGACTGGACAGAAAGATCC ACATTGAGTTGCCCAACGAACAGGCTCGACTGGACATCATGAAGATCCACTCTGGGCCCATCACCAAGCATGGAGATATAG ATTATGAAGCCATCGTCAAGCTTTCAGACGGTTTCAATGGAGCAGATCTGAGGAATGTGTGCACTGAAGCTG GTATGTTTGCCATTCGTGCGGACCGTGATTATGTGACTCAGGAGGATTTCATGAAAGCTGTGAGGAAGGTGGCAGACTCCAAGAAGCTGGAGTCCAAACTGGACTACAAACCTGTATAA